Within Amycolatopsis sp. cg5, the genomic segment GGTGAGGCCGCTCGGCCCCGAGTGTCGTGTCGTCGCCGTGCCCGGGGTAGACCCAGGTCTCATCGGGCAGCACTCCGAAGATCCGCTCCGTTACGTCACCGATCAGCGACGAGAAGTCCTCGGGGTTTGTTGTCCGCCCAACGCCTCCTGGGAACAGCGAGTCCCCGGTGAACAGGTGCGGCGTGCCCGACGGATCCCGGTACAGCAGCGCGATCGAACCGGGCGTGTGCCCGCGCAGGTGGATGATCTCCAGGTCGCATTCGCCGACCTTCAACGTGTCGCCGTGCTCGACCAGGAAGTCCGGCGGAATCGGCAGTACCGAGGCATCTAGAGGGTGCGCGGCGGTGTTCGCACCGTTCGCACCGGCGACCGCGCCCAGTGCCTGCCAGTGATCGCCGTGCTGGTGGGTGGTGACGACCGTGCGGAGCGCCGGGCGGTCGGGGCCGTGGCCGATGACGTCGGAGATGCGCTCCGGGTCGTTGGCCGCGTCGATCAGGAGGGCCTCGTTCGTGCGAAGGCAGACCAGCAGGTACGCGTTGTTGTCCATCGGGCCGACCGACAGCTTGGTGATCGTCA encodes:
- a CDS encoding MBL fold metallo-hydrolase yields the protein MWQVNYTGHVEPGGPAAVRALPELTITKLSVGPMDNNAYLLVCLRTNEALLIDAANDPERISDVIGHGPDRPALRTVVTTHQHGDHWQALGAVAGANGANTAAHPLDASVLPIPPDFLVEHGDTLKVGECDLEIIHLRGHTPGSIALLYRDPSGTPHLFTGDSLFPGGVGRTTNPEDFSSLIGDVTERIFGVLPDETWVYPGHGDDTTLGAERPHLDEWRERGW